The following are from one region of the Tenacibaculum dicentrarchi genome:
- the holA gene encoding DNA polymerase III subunit delta, with the protein MNEIKTIVSDIKKGNIKPIYFLMGDEPYYIDKISEYIEKNVLDESEKGFNQVVMYGRDVTIDEIIASAKRYPMMAEKQVIIVKEAQDLVRTIDRIEAYAENPQLSTVLVFNYKYKKLDKRKKTYKAIAKNGLIYESKKLYENQVADWIRKVLGGRKYNIEPKASQMLVEFLGTDLSKISNELEKLMSVLPKNIIITDKHIEENIGISKDFNNFELRKAIGQKDIVKANRIINYFTQNPKNNPLVMTISLLNSFFTQLLMYHGLKDKSKGNVAKVLGVNPYFVDDYSSAGKKYPMRKVSQVIGFLREADIKSKGVGANQSSSDILKELLFKILH; encoded by the coding sequence ATGAACGAAATTAAAACTATCGTATCCGATATAAAAAAGGGCAATATAAAACCTATATATTTTTTAATGGGTGATGAACCTTATTATATTGATAAAATCTCTGAATATATTGAAAAAAACGTACTTGACGAATCTGAAAAAGGCTTTAATCAAGTGGTAATGTACGGAAGAGATGTTACTATTGACGAAATTATAGCATCAGCAAAACGCTATCCTATGATGGCAGAAAAGCAGGTAATTATTGTAAAAGAAGCGCAAGATTTAGTTCGTACAATAGATAGAATTGAAGCTTATGCTGAAAATCCGCAATTAAGTACCGTATTAGTTTTTAATTATAAATATAAGAAGTTAGATAAGCGTAAAAAAACCTATAAAGCGATTGCTAAAAATGGCTTAATTTACGAGAGTAAAAAATTATATGAGAATCAGGTTGCCGATTGGATTCGTAAAGTTTTAGGCGGAAGAAAATATAATATTGAGCCAAAAGCATCTCAAATGCTAGTAGAGTTTTTAGGAACAGATTTGAGTAAAATATCCAATGAATTAGAAAAGTTGATGTCTGTTTTACCTAAAAATATCATTATTACAGATAAACATATTGAAGAAAATATTGGTATTTCAAAAGATTTTAACAATTTTGAATTGCGAAAAGCAATCGGTCAAAAAGATATTGTAAAAGCGAATAGGATAATCAATTATTTTACTCAAAATCCTAAAAATAATCCGTTAGTAATGACTATTTCATTATTAAATAGTTTTTTTACACAATTATTAATGTATCACGGTTTAAAAGATAAATCGAAAGGTAATGTAGCTAAAGTTTTGGGTGTAAATCCTTATTTTGTGGATGATTATAGTTCAGCTGGAAAAAAATATCCGATGCGAAAAGTATCGCAAGTAATCGGTTTTTTACGAGAAGCAGATATCAAAAGTAAAGGAGTAGGAGCAAATCAATCATCTTCAGATATCTTAAAAGAATTGTTGTTTAAAATACTTCATTAA
- a CDS encoding type I restriction enzyme HsdR N-terminal domain-containing protein encodes MQKLNLPTYKFRLKSNENKTLIFDNLRKKYLVLTPEEWVRQHFVQFLIEEKKYPVTLIALEKQLTINNLKKRTDIVIFSSDGTPNIIVECKAPKIKIAQDTFDQIARYNLKLNANYLIVTNGLEHYFCQLDKENETYVFLKDIPDYK; translated from the coding sequence ATGCAAAAATTGAATCTTCCTACCTACAAATTCAGGCTCAAAAGTAACGAAAATAAGACGCTTATTTTTGATAATTTAAGAAAAAAATACTTAGTATTAACTCCTGAAGAATGGGTTCGTCAACATTTTGTGCAGTTTTTAATTGAAGAAAAAAAATATCCTGTTACTTTAATTGCTCTTGAAAAACAATTGACTATAAACAACCTAAAAAAACGAACAGATATTGTTATTTTTTCTTCAGATGGAACGCCGAATATTATAGTAGAATGTAAAGCTCCAAAAATTAAAATTGCTCAAGATACTTTTGACCAAATTGCACGTTATAACTTAAAATTAAATGCTAATTATCTAATTGTTACCAACGGATTAGAGCATTATTTTTGTCAGCTTGATAAAGAAAATGAAACCTATGTTTTTTTAAAAGATATTCCTGATTATAAATAA